The sequence below is a genomic window from Candidatus Cloacimonadota bacterium.
ACAATGGATTCACCGATTTCAAACGCATTTTGGACATACCCATTGCCACACCAACCATGCGCATGACTTTGTTTGTGTTGACGGGACTTGTGCTATTGGCATTCTTTTTGTTTTCCAAATGGTTGGTCAATAGTAAATTTGGCCGCCTGTTGCAGGCGATACGCGATGCTGAAACGCGTGTCATGTTCAGTGGCTATTCACCTGTCGGTTACAAACTGACCATCTGGACCCTATCAGCCATCATGTGCGGCATTGCAGGCGCTTTGTATGTACCGCAGGTGGGAATTATCAACCCCAGTGAAATGAGTCCTGCTAATTCGATTGAAATGGCAGTTTGGGCTGCCGTGGGTGGCAGAGCAAGCTTGATTGGTCCTGTTGCAGGCGCTTTCATTGTCAACGGTGCGAAGAGTTGGTTGACGGTGGCTTACCCTGAGTTCTGGCTGTACTTCTTAGGTGCTTTGTTCATTGGTGTGACCCTGTTCCTGCCTGATGGCGTGATAGGCTTGATCAACAAGTTCATCAATAAATTCAAACCAAAGAAATTGAGCACTGAAAATACGACTGATTTAGAAAACCCAGTAGAGATCAAGAAAGGCGGTGCAAAATGACACCCGACTTGATGGAGCAAGGGGCTCGCCATTTTGAAGAAGCACAAGCCAAAGCAGCTATCACAGGACATACCGCTTCTGGCGGTCGCAGCGCTGG
It includes:
- the urtC gene encoding urea ABC transporter permease subunit UrtC → MTEKLPSKFEATLPAPTPLLSRASWSGFIGALLVISCLVPILNLWVPADSALHLSDYAVGLIGKFMCFAICALAIDLIWGYTGILSLGHGLFFSLGAYMMGMYLMRQIGTDGNYKSKLPDFMVFLDWKSLPWHWTFSDSFIATLILIVLVPGLVAFVFGYFAFRSRIKGVYFSIITQAMTFAAMLLFFRNETGFGGNNGFTDFKRILDIPIATPTMRMTLFVLTGLVLLAFFLFSKWLVNSKFGRLLQAIRDAETRVMFSGYSPVGYKLTIWTLSAIMCGIAGALYVPQVGIINPSEMSPANSIEMAVWAAVGGRASLIGPVAGAFIVNGAKSWLTVAYPEFWLYFLGALFIGVTLFLPDGVIGLINKFINKFKPKKLSTENTTDLENPVEIKKGGAK